One genomic segment of Helianthus annuus cultivar XRQ/B chromosome 14, HanXRQr2.0-SUNRISE, whole genome shotgun sequence includes these proteins:
- the LOC118486514 gene encoding uncharacterized protein LOC118486514 yields MYTRLILEENQMLLFVTGVCSKVVADKVRSMPLVEETSKSSSMIFIISWYRRKKKKAMPKSKAVRSVSENSHIAFHTRSNVSKNNECVVIDIVKPAKNITAKPKRKACRSITSMADVVSRKRSTVKRLKTNAFFEFTKTAESRLRLPGEVASD; encoded by the exons ATGTATACACG gttGATCCTAGAGGAAAATCAAATGTTGTTGTTTGTGACCGGTGTGTGTTCGAAAGTTGTTGCTGAT AAGGTCAGAAGCATGCCTTTAGTCGAGGAGACATCGAAAAGCAGCTCTATGATCTTCATAATTTCGTGGTAtcgaagaaaaaaaaagaag GCTATGCCAAAATCTAAAGCTGTTAGGTCGGTTTCCGAGAATTCTCATATCGCTTTTCATACACGTTCAAACGTTTCGAAGAATAATGAATGTGTTGTCATTGATATCGTGAAGCCTGCTAAAAACATAACT GCTAAACCAAAGCGTAAGGCTTGCAGATCCATCACATCCATGGCTGATGTTGTTAGCCGTAAACGTTCTACAGTCAAAAGGTTGAAAACCAATGCATTCTTTGAGTTCACCAAAACGGCTGAAAGCAGACTG CGTTTACCGGGTGAAGTTGCGAGTGATTAA